The genomic segment GGTGCAACTACTTCATCATGGAAGTGAGTTCCCACGCGATAGATCAAAACCGTATAGAGGGGCTAACTTTTGCCCTTAAGGTGCATACGAATGTCACTTCTGACCATTTGGATTATCATGGGACTGTTGAAGAGTATAGACGTGTGAAGAGTCTCTTTTTTGCAGATGAATCGCCCAAACTGCTCAATAAAGATGATATCAAGAACATTACGTATAACCCCATAGGTGCACAGAGTTACGGTGTAGATGAACCGGCAACCTTTAAAGTACAGGCGTTTTCTTTGTTGAATGGTATCACGGCAGGGATCAAACACCTACAGGCCGAAGCGACATTCCACTCTCCTATGGTTGGGCTTTTTAACCTTTTTAATCTTATGGCGGCCATAGGTTCGGTACAGATGTTGACGGGAAGAAGCATAGAAGAGATATGTGAAGTGGTGGAGTACTTTGCAGGGGTTTCAGGGCGTATGGAAGTGGTGAGTCGAGACCCGCTTGTGATCGTAGATTTTGCACATACGGATGATGGTATGTATCAAGTGCTTGATTCGATGAAAGACAGAGATATCTCTGTGGTCTTTGGTGCAGGCGGAAACCGTGATAAAGAGAAACGTCCTCGTATGGGTGCAGTTGCAGGTAGATATGCAAACAAGATCTATGTGACAAGTGATAACCCTCGAGATGAAGTGCCTGAAATGATACTTGAAGATATCTTATTAGGATTGCATGGTAAAGACCATGTCACTGCTACACCAGACAGGAGACTTGCCATAAAAATGGCACTTGATGCACTGGAAGAGAATGAAGTACTACTCATACTTGGTAAAGGGGATGAGGACTATCAGGAGATCAAAGGGGTGAAGTATCCTTTTGATGACAGGGAAGTGGTACGAGAACTGCTAAAAGAAAGAGCGTAGTTCACTTTT from the Sulfurovum xiamenensis genome contains:
- a CDS encoding UDP-N-acetylmuramoyl-L-alanyl-D-glutamate--2,6-diaminopimelate ligase, producing the protein MKLDFQKDGYLFLTDDTSKLDTDTIFLKTAQNSHYYEQLEPKPETLTVDELISFWGLDKMKVVGVTGTNGKTTVTAAIYSFLLDLNEKPALQGTRGLFAQEKRIEEKSMTTPSILETLYNMKQTMDMGCNYFIMEVSSHAIDQNRIEGLTFALKVHTNVTSDHLDYHGTVEEYRRVKSLFFADESPKLLNKDDIKNITYNPIGAQSYGVDEPATFKVQAFSLLNGITAGIKHLQAEATFHSPMVGLFNLFNLMAAIGSVQMLTGRSIEEICEVVEYFAGVSGRMEVVSRDPLVIVDFAHTDDGMYQVLDSMKDRDISVVFGAGGNRDKEKRPRMGAVAGRYANKIYVTSDNPRDEVPEMILEDILLGLHGKDHVTATPDRRLAIKMALDALEENEVLLILGKGDEDYQEIKGVKYPFDDREVVRELLKERA